AGCACGACGATCTGGCCGTCGTAGCGCCGCTCGAGCAGGAGCGCCAGCCGGCGCCCGTCGGGCGAGCCCGCGACGACCTGGGCCGGGTGGTCGATCTGGACCAGCGGCGTGACCGCGGCGCCGGCCCCGAGCCCGAGCTGCCAGCCGGCGCCGTCGATCCGCGCGACGACCTCGTGGCCGTCGACGCGCCCGAGCCAGCGATCCCAGCCGGGCCAGCGCGCGACCTCAGTGACGCCCCCGGCTGGCAGCGTCACCTGCTCGAGCCGCAGCGGCCGGGTGTAGGCGATCAGCACGTGATCGCGATCGGCGAACGCGACCCGCTCGATCGGGTCGGTGGGATCGAGGTGCGACCACACCGGCGCGCCGTCGATCGCGCGCACGTCGATGCGATCGGTCGTGGCGATCGCGACCCGGCGACCGTCGGGCGCCAGGGCGATGCGGCTGGCCAGCGACACGTCGAACCGGCGCACCGCGGTCACCGTCGCGGGCGGCCGCGCGTGGACCGTCGCCCGGGCGCGCACCACCACGATCGTCGCGACCACCGCCGCGGTGACCGCGACCGCGACCGCGACGATCGCCAGCGGCGGCACCCGCCGCGGCGGCACCAGCGCGGCCAGGAGCGCCGGCAGATCGGGCCAGCGCGCGGCCGGCGCGGCGGCCAGGCCGCGCACCACCGCGGCCCGGAGCCAGCGCGGGACCCGGTCGTCGGCCGGCGCCGGGCGCACCGCGCCGCGATCGATCGCGTCGACCAGCGCGGCGATGGTCATGGCCTCGCGCCCGAGGAACGGGTGCTCGCCGTAGAGCGCCTCGTACAGCGACGCGCAGAAGCTGAACTGATCGGCGCGGGCGTCGATCACCTCGCCGCGGAGCTGCTCGGGGCTCATGAACGCCGGCGTACCGAGGACGGTGCCGGCCGCGGTCAGGTCGCTCACCACCTGATCGTGGGCGCGCGAGGTCCGCCGGGTCGGCTCGAGCCGGCGCCCGAACGCGGCCAGCCCGAAGTCGGCCACGCACACCCGGCCGGCGCGATCGATGAGCACGTTGTCGGGCTTGAAGTCGCGGTGCAGGATCCCGCCGGCGTGGGCGGCGGCGAGGCCGCGGCCGGCGTCGCGGAACCGCGCCAGCGTGGCCCGCCAGTCGTGCGGGTCGGCGCGCCCGCGCAGCCACTCGCCGAGCGTGACCCCCTCGACCAGGTCCATCGCGACGAACAGCCGGCCGGCGTCGTCGCCGGCGTCGTGGACGGTCACGACGTTGGGGTGGGACAGCTTGGCCATCGCCCGGGCCTCGCGCAGCAGCCGCGGGCCGCCGTCGGGCGCCGCGGCGATGGCCGGGTGCACGACCTTGATCGCCACCGCGCGA
The sequence above is a segment of the Myxococcales bacterium genome. Coding sequences within it:
- a CDS encoding serine/threonine protein kinase codes for the protein MPGAPPDWFASGESTVSVDDPTVADDDASATGEFDFGRIDTAPVPVPTAGTTIDRYLLETLIGEGAMGQVWRARDPQLDRAVAIKVVHPAIAAAPDGGPRLLREARAMAKLSHPNVVTVHDAGDDAGRLFVAMDLVEGVTLGEWLRGRADPHDWRATLARFRDAGRGLAAAHAGGILHRDFKPDNVLIDRAGRVCVADFGLAAFGRRLEPTRRTSRAHDQVVSDLTAAGTVLGTPAFMSPEQLRGEVIDARADQFSFCASLYEALYGEHPFLGREAMTIAALVDAIDRGAVRPAPADDRVPRWLRAAVVRGLAAAPAARWPDLPALLAALVPPRRVPPLAIVAVAVAVTAAVVATIVVVRARATVHARPPATVTAVRRFDVSLASRIALAPDGRRVAIATTDRIDVRAIDGAPVWSHLDPTDPIERVAFADRDHVLIAYTRPLRLEQVTLPAGGVTEVARWPGWDRWLGRVDGHEVVARIDGAGWQLGLGAGAAVTPLVQIDHPAQVVAGSPDGRRLALLLERRYDGQIVVLDARGVVARSAWLPGATAVAWADDDTLLYAIGTVDRPTLWRADLVGAALAPARLVYRIERGWFGQIVVGGDRVMFIDSGATFRSRVLDRAGASTVARDLDPATVGAALAWMDDGTFLVWNRASGGIERHGPTGAVATTPARLDGEIISATRAGDVVIAALRRDAGREVVAVSIADGRERWRVPPGVLRTVRCTDDRAPPCLLVRDGDDATARRLAWVEPGDGAVGATVGPAGRIDDVALTAGGARLLLADGTRDVVELDLTAGAEVRVETDLSPRALAFDPRGGLLLTGSTNTTRYSLVALGPAGATEVYQSRDEILFQPRPSPDGRAVIVMGRLFLPVLYELPRAAVR